A part of Cannabis sativa cultivar Pink pepper isolate KNU-18-1 chromosome 6, ASM2916894v1, whole genome shotgun sequence genomic DNA contains:
- the LOC133039163 gene encoding uncharacterized protein LOC133039163, translated as MKRISWNARGLGNPNALRHLRLLVQQQSPHVLFLMETKLAQNSNSRIRQLLHFPNGLEVPRVGLSGGLMLFWTDVVDVTLLNMGPTFFDCYMKFNGWPNFHFTGFYGAPEIANKSDSWTLFQRFGDVAPLLPWLTMGDFNEILSNNDKSGGGLRRESQMEAFRSTLDKCFLQEVPYIGDPFTWIKNRTAVHTLKERLDWCFVNNHWLSFFLAPTVEHLDYYHSDHRAIAAVFSCATLPDTSAKSRSRFRFEKLWLADPESTEIISKSWNIKLLCKKFAKLAYWKVW; from the coding sequence ATGAAAAGAATAAGCTGGAATGCACGGGGATTGGGGAACCCGAATGCATTACGACACCTTAGATTGCTTGTTCAACAACAATCTCCCCACGTTTTGTTCCTTATGGAAACAAAACTCGCTCAAAATTCTAATTCTAGAATCCGACAGCTTTTACATTTTCCCAATGGTCTTGAGGTACCTCGGGTTGGATTGAGTGGTGGTTTAATGCTTTTTTGGACAGATGTGGTTGATGTTACTTTGCTGAATATGGGACCAACTTTCTTTGACTGTTACATGAAATTTAATGGCTGGCCGAACTTCCATTTTACAGGCTTTTATGGTGCTCCTGAGATTGCTAATAAATCGGACTCCTGGACTTTATTTCAGCGTTTTGGCGATGTTGCTCCACTTCTACCTTGGCTTACTATGGGTGATTTCAATGAAATTTTGTCCAATAATGACAAATCGGGAGGTGGTTTGAGACGTGAATCCCAAATGGAGGCTTTTCGATCTACTTTGGATAAATGTTTTCTACAAGAAGTGCCTTACATTGGTGATCCTTTCACTTGGATTAAAAATCGGACTGCTGTACATACACTTAAGGAGCGCCTTGACTGGTGTTTTGTCAACAATCATTGGCTATCTTTTTTCCTTGCTCCAACTGTTGAACACTTGGACTATTACCACTCCGATCATAGAGCCATTGCAGCTGTTTTTTCATGTGCCACACTGCCCGATACTTCAGCAAAGAGCAGAAGTAGATTTCGCTTTGAGAAACTGTGGCTGGCCGACCCTGAAAGTACTGAAATCATCTCAAAAAGCTGGAATATTAAGCTCTTGTGCAAAAAATTTGCAAAGTTGGCATATTGGAAAGTATggtaa